The genomic DNA TAAGAATATTTACAACCGTTTGTTGACTAAACAACTTCGACATTATATATATGCTCGAGATCGTTGTTGGAGTTGGACTCTTTATCTCTTTATGTGGGTGCTATGACTTTTCTTTTGGGAAGAACCATTAttaatttagagtaaattgccaaaatcgtctcgAGGTTTAGGTGTGTTTGTCaatttcatccaaaacaacttttttgtaccatattgccACTCACTTTTGTGAttttttgctattttcatccGAATGTGCAACTTTTTTGCCAAAATTGTCCATGAGATTtgagattttttgccatttttatcCAAATATTTGACAGAAAATATAAAGCAAATTAagcatttggatgaaaatgacaaaaaatcccaaaagtgaagggCAATATTGTACAAAAAAGTTATTTTGGATGAAACTGTCAAACACGCACAAACCTCAggaacgattttggcaatttactcattaATTTATTATATGTACACCTCTTCCTACAACCTATATGTCCTATGGTTTTCTTAATTGCAATTTGGCTACATTGGCATTTCGTGGCCCCAACAATATGAAAAATGCCCATGTTTCAAATATATCAGGACACAATGTTAAAGTCATTGTCGTTAGGTCTTTTGGAATCAAGTCATTCTCTACATTTATGCAAGTGTTTAAATGTGGTTGCTAAGTTATTTTTCGCATAATAATGAAAATTGGGTTATGCAAAATTTAGCTATGTAACCTTGGACTTGCAAGAATGCATAAGCATTTAGGAGTATGTTAAGTTAGTTGTCTTTGTTCATATTACATGAAGTGTTCATTAACCGGATAAAGTCAAATGGTATTGGACTGTTTGATTTGGATTTTGGATCGGTTTGGACAATAGTttattgataaaaaaaaaaaaaaaacaataggaAATAACAATGTATAGGCTCATTTATATAAATACCCTTAGGTAGTGTTTGTTATGCAGAAATGAGAGGCGAAATGGAATGAActattacgagggaatgaagaaaagaggtagtgtttggtatgcaggaatgagaggcgAAATAGAATGAActattacgagggaatgaagaaaagagtgtttggttggtcaatggaatgtaATCACCCATTACATTACGCATTCAATTCCCTCAAAATCAGTCCATCCTCCccctatgttttttttttctcatttcatCCGTTGTTGCACCCTTCATTAACAACACCGCaacccaccaccgccgccacccacaacccgccaccgcctccaccgccacccgACGGCCACCCACCACTGTTGCCACCCACCACGGTCTTCGCCGCCACCAACCACCATTGACGCCCaacgccaccacccaccaccgatgCCCATCGCCGCCCGCCACTGCCTTTgtcaccaccaaccaccaccgtcGCTGCTACCCACCCACCGCCGTTGCCACCTACTATCGTCTCCATCGCTACCCCACCACCGCTGTCCCTACCCACCCGTTACCCCACCTATCCCCGCCTCCGCCACCGTCTCCGTCGCCGCCCACCACCGGCACCTATCACCACCCACAATCGTCGCCACCAACCACCACTAGTCACCGccgattttattccttcgtctttTCTTGCCTACCAAACAATACGCTATAATAATTAATTTCATTCTCATATGGTAACCAAATAAGACATGAAACGGTAATGATcaattgcattccctcgtccattctaTTCCATCGTTCATTCCATTTCCCTGTACCACATAGACCCTTTAGTCTTTGATTATTCTATCTAACTATAAGTTACATATATCTCATGTAATATTCTCCTTTATTACATTTTTTACATATCCACTCCAAAGAGAAATCAAATAAATAGCTAAAATAAAGTGCATAATCATCCATTACAAATTTGAATTGTAATGTACATACATTACTTTAACGGAAGTAACTCTATCCACAGTTAACTTTCAATTACGTTGGGTCAAAACAACGATATTTTAATTGGAACAACAATCCTTTTAGTTGTTTATCAGAGTCGAGGGAGTTAATTCTCTATTATAGTGAGATCGCATTTGATAATGACTAATTGGTCAAAATTTTGATTAGTGTAATTGGTCAATTTATCGGTATGGATGATAGATAGCTAATGACCAATGGATTAAAGTTCGgattattaaaatttaatttgcatatttatttttattagagGAGCATTCATGTTGTTATAATACTCCTTATTTTGGTCAgttcaatcatataatcaaaatATAAATGTCAATAGTTACTATCTCATATGtttttactaggttagaaccccgtgtattatacaagtttaataaatataattttatatatactaaataaaaaacaatatatttttaaaaacctcatttattacccgtgttgagtaaatataattttacatattacataataaaaaaagttatatctttaagaaactCGTTTATTGTGcaggttgaataaatttaattttatataccaaacaacaaaaaagttatattttaaaaaaacctTGTGTATTCACGAgtggaagaaatgtaattttatatactaaataataaaaaaattatatttaaaaaaaactatgtgtattgtacgggttgaataaatctaattttatatatagcaaataataaaaaaatgttatatctttaaaaaccctgtgtattacacgggtttatctATTGTAAAAAAAATCTTTCTAAATTAAAATggattttttaattattttttaaattaggttaatactattttaaatttttggtttgattaataAGTTCTTAAATATAATTTCTCATAGTTAACAATAATAAaattaacaataaataatatgcATGTTTATCTACTATTAAGTGAAACAATCTTTTTTAATTTAGATAAAACTTTACAATTTGAAATTAAGTTTATGGCAATAATTTAGAGTTGAtaaaatttatattaatttaattaatatttaataatttaaatttaaattaaataataattaactacaattaaggatggtctagaataatgacaagtgtccttccattggtttcttttattatatagtaagatAAGATTCAATATCTTGTCATTTAAGTAATAAATTCAGATTACAATGAAAAACTTATATAGTAAGATTCAATATCTTGTCATTTAAGTAATAAATTCAGATTACAATGAAAAACAATCTAACTGAATTTTTATTTGATTGGTTTCACTTCTAAACTTCAACACCCAAAACCCAATTAAATCCAACTAATTCAATTGACTAAAATCGGACTGAACTGACCCATCCAtatactttttttttgaacgacaaatttggatcactgacggaccacgggagtatcatcgtgtcaccagcagaaccacccgatcatatcgggtctccactagacaataatgcctatacaccattcaggaggaaacccaataaacctgGGAAAACccctttgtgagaatcgaacccatgacccaatttataagccttatcccacccctaagataccactaggctataatgtcaTGGGTATACCCAATACTAAAATACTAAGAGGACATTTCTTATGAGGACATGGGTATAATGCCATGGGTAATAATGCCATGACCCATCCATATACTATCAAAAGTGACTTATGAGGACATTTCTTTTACATTTATAAATACTGAACTACTACCAATACTAAGATAATGCatatatttttacttttataTGTAAGTTTTGACTTGTTACTAgcaaaagagattaaatattacaaACACATTTTccaaataaattataaaaaaattaaaaaggttgGTTTTTAAATATTCAAATTACAAACACATTTTccaaacaaattaaataaattataaaaaataaaaaaagttggtttttaaaaattcaaaaagctTCACTGGTCCAGCACATTGGTGTTATTCTAGGAGAGCATCTAACAAGAGCATATACCATGACTAAAAGCATCATCACCAAACAGCTTGTGGCTCACTTACCAATACACAACTCTTTCAATTGAATCCATCCTATTTTCCAACACCATTATGCAACCAACTAACTAACAATCTAACATAATTAATCTTAACCATCATTTCCGGGTCAAGAAAACCCGACCCATTTATTCCCAAAAACCAGATGGTATAAACTAGAGATAAATCCCACAAAAAAGCACAATCCCTTTTAGTTGTGCTCAATCAAGGTCTATTTTTAAGTCACCATTTAACCTTTAACATAAAAGAGACACCAAAAATTGCTAACAAAATGCCTTCAAAAGCCCGATCGCGATCATGATCGCGCCCTTGACCCATTGAGTGAAATGTTGACATGAGACCAATGTAAAGGAATCTACACAAAAACGCAAAGAAATCTATGCAAATAACCAATTATAAGGGCCAAAGCCTGCAAGCGCGCAGGCAACACGCTTAGCTTTTCTTTTGGTTTATCGGGTATGGCAAGCGGCTATTATATGATACGTCATATGTCTTCCAATATGTCGTAATGACCATACCCATGAAACAGAACTTTTATCGAACTCTTCTCATCCTGTTCATACTCTTTACCATATGTTGCAATGTTCAACAGTTTTTGAGTGCTTCCCTCTAGCATGAAGACCGATATTGTGGTCCTATAAACGAAACGATGCAAACTCACATAGTGCGAAAGAAACTTGGCCACTTAGTGGTAAACAATGTGCAAGAAAACTTACTTGAGGACATGAGAAGCCATTAACAACTCGGGTTCTCCTCCCCATACATAAGGTTTCTCAATCATTTTCACATACGCATCGAAATCTTCCTCGATAAACCTTCAAAACGACGATAGAAATAAgaattttgtttcttttgtacaagcaGAAGCATTCATGGAAACTAAATCATCATACTTACCATTCAATCTCCTTTCGTCGCGTTAAGAGCTCATCAACAACCTGTACATCCCGATTTGCATTTAAAGATGATCAACATATGTCAAACTACGAAAAAACCAATCCGAATTCATAAATGTTGACTAAACAAAAAGGTCAAAATCGAATTTACTTGAGCTCTTAATTCATCCGCAAGTTCTTTCTGTCGATTCTCATCAGGAGCCCCCTCTCCATTTCTCAAGCATACCATATGCGCTATCGCTCTAAATAAACATCTCCCATCTGCCGGAACCCCTGCAACACTTTTAATCCTTAAAAAAATCTACTTATGTCACCTTAGTTGCACaacaaacaaataaatcataTAATTCAATATTTATAATTCCTTTAGACACACTCAAAATGTTCAGCAAATAATAAAATTTGTAAAAATCAGAGTTACAAATCATATAATTTGAAATCAAATATCATAAATTTGCTATATCTGCAGACAAATTTAAACTAAATCCATTACACAAAAGCATAAACTCTGTTCTTATATCCAATTAAAAACTATATAGTTCGAATTGAATAATCATAAACTTGATAAACAATTGCAACAAAATGTAACTagaactactaaaaataaattcACAAACCTGTTATTTTATAGTTTATGGAATTTTCAGAACCAGCAGCAATACAACTGGCATTAATTTTATTAACTTTATTATTATCATCAACAACCAGAGGCTCCAAACCGGTATCATAAACCTCTAAAGGCGGCGCAGCGAGGCAAGCGCATATACCGAACAAAAGCCAAGCCGTATAAGGCCGGTGAAGCCATCGCGCAGGACGAACATCCCAAGCAACGTTCCACGAGCCTTCACCAACCGGTCTAAGGTTATATTTTCCCCGGCTATTTCCAGCCGGAAGAATAGCATGCCATACAGATGCGGACACGTCAGAAACAGAGTAATTCAATCCAGTAGCAGTTGTAGAATGGTACGGAAGAAGTAGTTTGATCGAAAAACTGGCATCGGATTGGATGTGACGATGACGAGCCGCTAAGGCGTAGTGAGCGAGATGTGAACCGACAAGATAATGTTTCGGACGTGAGGAAATGACACCGGTGAGCATCACGGGGAGGGGGTGTTAAGCTAGCATTTTCGACGGCTAAGGAGTTTATAGTAGAAGATGTTTTGGTGTTGGTGTTGTGTGTAGAGAAAGAGATGATTTTTGGGTTGTATTGTTCGTTGATCGTGAAATATCTACGGTTGTCAAGAAGGTAGTGAAGGTGTTTGGCACGTGGTTCTCACAAGGTTGTGGTTGGTGAGGTATTCACGTGTTCATCAAGGAAGTGGATTTCGTGATTTCCTATACAATATGTTGCCTTAATGTTAATTGATGTTTTAGGAAAATAAATAAATTCTAAACCTAAATCTTAAAACAATccaaattattaattattattaagcATAAATTCTAAACTTTCGAAATTCCAAATTAATTATTAACCAGTTGTATTCATTCGTGCGTcacagtggcggaactagcccaaaatttaGGAGTACTCTAAAAAAATTGGGATTAGAGATATCATTTGTATAACGAAAAAGGAGTTGAGAGGTATTATTACACTACGGAGACGGAGTTGAGGGGTATTATTACACTACGGAGACGGAGTTCAGCcgtatttttacactacgaagACGGAGTTGAGCCGTAGCTCGTGCTATCCCTGCTAAAACATTAGCTCTGCCCCTGTCGTGCGATGCGGTGAGAATTTAGTTTTGGTTGGTTTCGTTTCAACTCATTACGATACTCACACTCAATTTTCCAACCGAAAGAGAAAATAAAGTTGTGATGTGCCAAAATGATATGACATGTGTTTAAAAATGAATACCGATATCAATAGTTCAATACCGATAATACTTGATATCGATACCAATTTCCATATTGGTTCGGTTCACCACGTTACCAATATGATATCGATAATCCAGTATACTTTGAATACAAATCCGTTCACCATGATACCGGTATGATGTCGGTAATCTAGTATACTTTGAATACAAATCCGTTTTTAACTGAATTCACACCAGAACGTCGAGAAAAAATTATCAAACAACCATGCGTGTTCAAATTCTTTTAAAGTTAACGAACACAACTTATTAAACgaaaattaaattaaatgaaAATTAGTTGAGTTAAAGACGTATATGTATTAAGTATAAATGATGAAACTTAAATAAAAAGTAGgcaattggatttaaataatccggCCTGGATGTTTTTGGCTAATAATAATCTCAACTGAGTTTATCCTCGACAATGGTTCAACCTTTTTCATTTTGTTTGTATAATGTTTCGCCGTTAAAAAAACATAACggagttatttttttttttcaaattataaaCCGATATTTTatggcttttgattagaacgagaatacaagtcgattgatgtaaaatttacctcgaaatagTGCTGCAAATGACGAAAAcgatgcttcaattcgggtgtttaaacttctaattaacaaaaatcaagccttTTGTAGCaccatttcgaggtaagttttacatcaatcgactcgtatcctcattTTGATCAAAAGCTCTAAAATCGGCTTGTAATTCCGAAAAAAATTAACCCCGGTAAGTTATTTTTAATAGCAGACCATCATACAAACAAAATGAAAAGGTTGGACCACCGTCACGAATAAACTCATCGTCACAAATAAACTTAGTTAGAATTATTATTGACAAAAAATAGCTAGGTTGgattatttaaatctaatttgtctaaaatttattataatatataattataattaCTATCCATTACCCATGCATTCTAATTTTATTATATCATAAAGGGTTTGTAATCTAAAAATATCGAtttatgaatatatatatttaatggATGTGAGTTACTtattaaaaaaagagtaaaatgaaATGGTTCCTGAGTTTAGGCCACTTTAGtcaaaaaatgaaactttttgtaTCTAGGTCCtgaggtttcatttttgttgtcattttcatccaattggCAAACTGGCATAGAGTTTTATGTTAACTTCTCCCCTTTTTGTCGGTTTCATCGTTTAAATGAAGGGTAGAATCGTCATTTTATGCCATGATATATTCTAATTAAACGAGGAAGACGACAAAAAATGAGAGAAGTTGACAGAAAATTCTAACCCGGTTTGTTAATTGGATGAAAgtgacaacaaaaatgaaactttAGGAACCCAGATACAAAAAGTTTCATTTTCGGACTGAAGTGTCAAAAGTGCCCTAAACTCAAagaccattttgacagtttactaTAAAAAAAACTGAGTAAATCAAATCAGACTGAtcaaaactaataaaaaatcatcTATATGTGTTTTCTTCGACCGGTTTTTGAGATTGTATCAACTGGTTAAACCAATAACTCGTCGTGTTACTTGTTCAAATCCACAtggttaaaataatatataaaaatatcctaATAAATCAGAATATTTTTAAATTCAGACCATGCCCCAAGTCAAATATAAATTCTTCGTGACTTGGTGGGTCGGGGGCACTTTTCTTTTGTTATATAGTTGCCTTCTACGACTCtaccaaataaataaataataataataatatgatgcCATTGATGCTCCACGTAGATATATCACTTGGCGGTTTTTATTGGTCCACGTAACTTTATTATGGCCGTAACTCATGCATATCCCAAAAGACTGAAAAGGGGGGCCCTCCAAAGCTTTGTTCTCCACTTTTATTCCTGATCAGAACCTAACCATATGAATCCTTAAGGTCTTAAAATTACAGATTTGATCCTTTTGACAAAATTAAATTTAGAGTTAACTATCATTTTCATTTctgtggtttgttcacttttACCATTTCAGTCTAATTTTCAAAAATGCACTAGTTTCCTCTATGTCATACTGAAAACGTGTCACTTCTGTCTAAAACATAAAACTCAGTTAAGTCAAACATGTTAAATGAAGGGTATTATTGTCAACTCATATATCTTTTTTTTCACCTTATTTTATGAATTGACAATAATACCTTTCATTTAACCTGTCTGAtttaactgggttttaatttttggactgaagtgacaCGTTTCCAGTATGTTAGGGAAGAAACTGGCGCATTTTTAAAATTTGGTCTGAAAtaacaaaatgacaaaagtgaacaaaccacaTAACATGGACAAAAATGACACTTAACTCTTAAATTTATTTCACCTATATCCCAATGGACTAGGGTTGTTAACCAGACAAAGTCTTGTAACTTGTCTGAACAAAACTCATTAAAGACTCGAATTATGAATTCGGTTTTGGGTTCGGTTATTGATTGTATCCAATTTGGAATTTGGTGTTCAGTTCGGTTATCTGTTTCACAAATCTTGATTATTTGGATAATGGAACCAGATTCGATTTAATAAACTGAATAATAACCGTCTTAACCTGATAACCAAACCAAGTAAAGAGTATAATCAGTTAAATTTGATTTGGTTAGACACATTTTTAAATTCGTTCGGCTTTCACTTAAGGCAaaacaaatataataaaaatCGAATAAACCAACATCCAAACCGATAAACACCCCAAGTATTCAGTCAAGTGATGAATCCCGATTAAATCAAACGTTACAAAATAAGCCCAACTAAAAGAGTTGTAAAGAATCACATATAAGAAAACCCAAAACCTAAATCCTTAAATTCCCATGTTACTCTACTCTCCACTTGGTCACTTTTGCCTTAGTTTCTTGTACTTTTTGTGTCAATTACTCATTTACTCCTTGACCAACTTCTTATAGAATGACTCGAATGTTCTTACTTCTAAAGTCATGAGTCGTGGTCTTTCCGTTCGTCCTTCTCCAACCAATACATTACTACAAAGGTAAAGGAAAGGAGATCTTAGCAAACATCTATAGGAAGAAACACATGACTTTTAAAGGTGATATGTATACCTAAGTTACCTTGAGAGAGTGAGATGTATTGCCTTAGCCCTTAGGTCCATGGAATATTGTATTTTAGGTAGACAATTTTCCTTAGACCATTTGGTGTAGGGTCGTCCAGGCCCGGcgacgcccccccccccccacaattTCGGGTGGCTTGTCGGCGTCTTGAACGTCAGGGTTGGGACGATGAGGACGAGAGGTAAAGGACAAAAATTGTTGTatcttcttctcacacacacatgcatacaacatatacatatatatattttaggcCTATCCCCATTCCTTAGATCCATCCTCTTGCCACATCCTCACACCCATCCTATGTGACGCTGATGTGGAGGCCCATCCTCCATCAACCATATCTAATAGCCTTATAAGATTTGAGTTTTTGTTTGAAATTCTGTGTAATTATGTTTAAAGAATCATTGGACGATTGATTTTGTTTAAAAATTTTGTGTATTTATGTTTGAAGAGTCATttgctttttgttttgtttaatcAATCGGTGCGGTGTAATTAATTTTGACAAATAAATTGTGAAACTAAGCATGAAAACttcttaaaataaaaataaaaattatagatTTTACAATTCAGTCAATTATACTTCTAAAATagttataaaaaaagaaaaaaaaaagaaagagttaactgtcatttacgtccctgtggtttgttcacttttgccaTTTCAGGCAAAATTTCAAAATTGCACCGTTTTCCTCCCTGACATTTTAGAAACATGTCATTTCAGTGCAAAAAAATAACCACAGTTAAAAAATCAGTTAGCTTAGGGGTAAAATCTGTTTGTTTCTAAGCAGTTGGTCACGGGTTCGATCCCGGCCAGCTGCAATTTTGACTGTGGTTACCCTTAAGCTAACTGAATTTTTTAACTGTGATTATTTTTTTGAGCTAAAATGACACGTTTCCAAAATGACAGAGAGAAAGATAATGCAATTTTAAAATTTAATCTGAAATGAGAAAGTTAAACAAACCATAAGAACGTAAATTACACTTAACTAAAAAAGAAATTAAGCCAGCCATAAAACTACAAACAAGCTAAAGTAAAAAACAAATCAAATACAAGCTCTAACTTTTAGCTCAAAGTAAAGACTAGAAGTTTGAGCCCGAGTTAATATTTCCACTACTTAAACTTCTCTTCAACCACCTTAGTACCTTACAAGGGAAATAACAAAATATCATTTGAATAGATTTCTTAATGAAACGTTTAGCGAATTGTATCATGTCTTACATTTTGTTTCTTACAGTTAAAAACAGTAAACATAGACAAAGCACAAAAgaagatttttttaatttaattttctcATTTATTTCTTAGTTAAATATTAGTTAGTTCGGTCAAAACAACATTATTTCATAAGCCAACAACTATAGCTCCAATTTAACATCGATTTATTTAAggaaaaattaccaaaatgtcttTTGACCAAGTGCATTTGCAAAAATGTCACCATCCTGCGTCCTTGGAAGGTCCTCCCAGCCTCGGAAGCGTCCGCCTTTTACTTGAATCGTCTGTTTCCATTCAAGCGACACGTGTCCGATGTTGAAGCGTTCGTCTTTCACGTTGAAGCGTTCGCCTTTCACTTGAAGTGTCCGTTTCCTTTCAGGCGACACGTGTCCGATGCAATGCGTCCGCGAAGCTT from Helianthus annuus cultivar XRQ/B chromosome 7, HanXRQr2.0-SUNRISE, whole genome shotgun sequence includes the following:
- the LOC110915506 gene encoding OVARIAN TUMOR DOMAIN-containing deubiquitinating enzyme 4, whose protein sequence is MLTGVISSRPKHYLVGSHLAHYALAARHRHIQSDASFSIKLLLPYHSTTATGLNYSVSDVSASVWHAILPAGNSRGKYNLRPVGEGSWNVAWDVRPARWLHRPYTAWLLFGICACLAAPPLEVYDTGLEPLVVDDNNKVNKINASCIAAGSENSINYKITGVPADGRCLFRAIAHMVCLRNGEGAPDENRQKELADELRAQVVDELLTRRKEIEWFIEEDFDAYVKMIEKPYVWGGEPELLMASHVLKTTISVFMLEGSTQKLLNIATYGKEYEQDEKSSIKVLFHGYGHYDILEDI